GTGACCCAGAGATGCAGAGGCCATCGCAACATGTGTGCAACGCTACAGCGTCCCCCTTGGAatgtgctgcagtgtgtgcacacacactcctgtttgtgtttctgtgataCTGCTGCTGGAATGTGTCTGTCTTGTGCCTGAATGTgtgcctttgtgtgttttagagtCAGCATACTACAGGAGTAGTGATAACCTGcatgcaaaatgaaaacactgtgaTAAAAGAAACCTTCTTGgctctattcttttttttgtcatatttgcatTACACTGCTCGATGCCAAAATAAATGTTCTACATATCAATGTCAGGGAACTGCGGAGACCTTGCCTGCGAATGTTTGGCTGACTAATGCATTGATCTGGACGTGACACACTCTCCCTATGGGCACTGTCTTGCCAGTGGCTACTCCTGTCACTCCTTGCTCTGACTCACACTTCACATCACAGCCCACACTGTGGCCCCAGGGCCTCCCTAGTACGTACACACCAAACCCTGCCCTGGGCCCCCAAGCCTTGTTCTAGGAGCTCAAATCCCATAATTGCAGGGCTGACAGTGATAGGTAACATACGAGACACCCTCACCTGGTCGGAAAGAATGAAAACATCTACTGTCAAAGTGAAGCGAGGAGATGACTGGGGGTGGTACCATGTATGGGGAAAGTGAGCAACATCTGGGACGAtacaggaggagaaaggaaTAATTCAGTGTTCTGTGATAGCTGTTATCAGGAATAACTGAACAACTTTCTAGTAAAGTTGATTTATGAGGTATTTATAAGGTGTAACCAATGATTTAATGACAATAATTTCTTAATGGTTTGTAGATGATTAATGAGCCATCATTAAGGACAACTTTGGGGCTGGCAGGTTGTGAAGAATACCTTACTTACTTTGACTTTTTAGGTTGCGCTGAAGCTCATCAAAGTGACATGTTGGACCACTTCTTGAAAAGAGCTGCAATCAGTTCACTTATTTTACTTACATACATTTGGCCAGTAAATCTGAAGTtgtaaatgttgatttttttttttgcaaactaAACCCAAAGGTTATCCTTATTAATAGTTTATTATGAGAAAGTTGTCCTAAGCAttgattaataaataatcaatactaaataaatacttattttacttttttacatgTACAACTGCAGATTTAGACATACTAATTTCCTGCAACCTGAACCTCAAAATTGTCCTTACCAATGCTTTATTACTGAGCAAAATAGCATTTATGAATGGTTCATAAACcattaaaaagtcataattGACTATTATAAACCCCTGTAAAGCATGTCTTATTAGAAATTGATGCTGTGTTAATATATTACATCACAAGTGAGGTTAAATACATAAAGTAGTTTATAATAGCCCCTCTTTGACATTGACAGTAACATTAAGAGCAAGCAAAGACTTATGAATTATGGCTTTTCTCTAAAGCATGAATGACCCATCAGTGATACAGTAGAATAATTACAGACAACTTTTACTTATGTGAAAGCAGTAATATAATAGTGTGaatattgaccaatcagacatGCATTCACAAAGGTATGGCGGTCAGCAGCGTAGCAGCATATTATTTTGAGTAGTATATTAGGGGAGTATTGTCACTGAAGCATTAACATGTGAGAactattttattgttgtaattgGTATATGGAgctaattataaatattttaggGTTCAAGAGTTCAATCTATTactataaattacatttttcttattgtgtattttgtgtgtaaaatccTAATCTAACTTCTAACTACAGTACAGCTTCTActatgttttgctttgtttgaaCATGGCTCAGTGTATTCCATTACTACTGAGATTAACTAAGTTTGATCATTCAGGGACTTCATCTGTACCAGACAGGCAGTCCTACCTCTAGTGTTGCTGAAAAACTTTCCAACAAAGTTAAGCTCCTGGTAAAGGAGAGCATGCTTGGAGTGGCCTTCATTTATCATCCACTTCAGCTCCTGCAGACAGCTGCAGGGAGAGCACAGAGGAGCCGGCGTGTTTACACCATAGCTCAGCCGAGGCCCTCAGGACAGAACAGATGAAGATCCCTGCATACACTCATTTACACAGCCTTACATACACTTACTCAAACAGTGTCGAGCCTGGGCGTAATAGCTGTCTATTCAGTTAGAGTTCAAATTGACATTTATGATGGGATGTATGAAATAGTACTTGCACTGATGAGGATTAAGTAATGTGAGACCGATGTCTTGCCTGTGAGCCATTTATCGTTGATGAGTTGTTTTTACCTATAAATAGAAGACAAAACACTGTGCAGAGCAAGTCCTACCACAAGTAGATCTGATCAGTGCCTATGTTAAGATCCTGATATAATGTTTTACTGGGTTGTAGCACCACCTTGTGGCCAAATCCTTTATTGCAATGCAATCATGAACCGCCCCCTTTCAACGCTAGACATTTGTTGTGACATGTGTCAGTTATCCTACAGAGGTGTTCATTGGTCACCAGCCTCTATGCCTGTGTTTTCTTGAACTTTAACCCCACCGGGATCACTGCTGGGATTGGTTTGGCACGCACAGCTACTTTTCTATTGGTAAATCCGCTCACTCCTCCTCGACATTCCCCAAATCCAAGTTGAAGGTGAAAGTCCTCTTTTCTCACGTTATCTGTCTTCTTTACTCGCTCGTCGTCGCTACAAACTGCTGCAATTATGTCGGTGTTTAGTGAAGTTCCCCAAGCAGCGCCTGTGGCTGTCTTCAAGCTGTCCCAGGACTTCAATAACGACCCATTTCCCCAGAAGGTGAACCTCGGAGTGGGAGGTAAGATGGTGTGAACGTCATTTAACGCCTTGTTAGCCGGGGTAATGCatcatcccatcccatccttaTCTACCACAGCTAGCTTCAAGGTTTTAGCTGTAGCCTGATGTATATCGAATTCCGAGAGCCATACGATCACGTGACCGGATTTTGCCGGTTTAATGAtttgacattcattcatttccatacCGCTTGTCCTACAGAGGGTGGCGGTGATAACATGCTATTATGATTGTGGTCACATGCTGTATTTCTATAGCAGGTGCTTAAATATGGTGCCTTACTATTCAGATATTCAGGGATACagattatgtatgtatgtatacccAAACATGTGACTCCATAATGTTCAGATTGGGTTATAAATGTTGATGTCAGTTACCATCATTTTTTGAACACACTGTATTTAAATGGGGTCAAAAATTGATAACTGGCAGTAGACTCTGATGGGTTACATTGAGACAGACACGTGATTTACCGTGGAATCAGACTactaaaatgtgttgtttggtGTAATGTTACTGTTGCTAATGTATTCCTTACTTGCTGTGTAATCTGGAGATTGTGAAGATGACGTTTAATGTATTTAGAAATGACACAGAACCCCCCAATTTGCAGAGGTCACAACTGGTCGATTTCTCTAATCACGCTTTTGCTGACATGTCATTCCTCTCtactgattgtgtctttgtcgaTAATGTATCATTATTATGCAACAGTTCAGATTCAGACAATCtctgcccccctctctctattgCTGCAACTCTGCACAACATAGTCTCACTCTGTGGACTAGGGAGTCAATTTGATTACTTCACCTTCTTGTTACAAGAACAGGCCACTCAGGAGTTTAAATATGCAAACAAAATGCATGTTTCAGTCCTCAGTACAACTGTTTTCAGTGATAATCTTATTAAAAGTAGTAATCCGTGTCGCTTACATTGCAAAGGACCAGAGTGAGAAAGATTGCTCGGCTCTGCTGTGGCATGACAAGACTACCTGAGTCGCGTGATTAGCATGGGTCTGAGGCCTCATAATCCCCTTCTCTCTGCAAGAGACGCAACGCTGCAGATGGCCACCAACTACTGAGCAGCTGGCAAATGTAGGCCACACAAAGTCTACTGCTACATCTATTAAATTTCAAATGAATTTGAGATTGATGATGAAATTCCTAGAGGATCTGTGGCTTTCGAGCCAGTGGTAGAGATAGAAATACTCATGTTGTATTATATTTAGCCTGGGATATTGTAGTGATTTGGAAAGCAAGTTGATTGTCTCTGCTCTGAAGGTGAAAGAGCTATTGTATACTTTAATCCTTATCAGGAAGAGACATGAGTTCAGCTATCTAAAGCACACAACAGATGAAAGTACATGTctgttaaattaatttacattcCTGTTATTTGATCAAGGTCGAAATGCATTCAGCTtcttaaaatggaaaaaagttaTGCATAGTTATTTGTGCTGTACTGCTTGAAACATACTGTCTATGTAGGAATGAATAAATAGGctaattaaaatgattactcGCATACCTgaccattttttaaatgatcattgGTTTACAGTATTCCACCTACAGGTTGCTAATGTGGCTTAACATTGATACTTGTCCTTCTCAGCTTACCGGACAGATGAAGGCCAGCCATGGGTTTTACCAGTGGTGAAAAAGGTGGAAAAGATCATTGTGCATGATGATAGACTGAACCATGAATACCTGCCCATCCTGGGCCTGCCTGACTTCAGATCCTCAGCCTCCAAGATCGCACTGGGAGATGACAGCCCTGCTATCCAGGAGAACAGGGTTTGTACAGATAAACATTGGGTTGGTGCAAAAGAAGAATTGGGTCGGTGTTGTAGTGAAACATTACtctgtttttataatatttgatataatcttctgtctctgtcattgTCAGGTGGGGGCTGTTCAGTGCCTTGGTGGCACAGGTGCTTTGAAGATGGGGGCAGAGTTCCTCAGACGTTTCTTCAATGGAAACAACAACACCAAGACACCTGTCTATGTGTCTGCACCTACCtggggtacacacacacacacacacacacacagttaaaatgaCCTCAGCATGTCAGAAGAGTGTTCCATTAGTACTTGTACTGTGTGTTGCTGTATCATTTTATGATAAGCagtgttttattatcagttGGGGTATGAGCAGTAATAAAGCAGTAATCAGCTTTGTATCCAGAGgaaatataaacaataaaataagaaCAATGGTTTGTTTCAGAAAATCATAATGCTGTATTTGCCAATGCGGGCTTTGAGGATGTCCGTCCATACAAGTACTGGGATGCAGAGAAGAGGGGCCTTAATTTGGCCGGTTTCCTTGGTGACTTGGAGGTAAGCAGTGTGTAATACAGATTCTATTTAATTGTAAATTACTTAATTTACAATATTGCTTCCTCTTTCCCCCAGAGTTGTCCAGAGCGCTCAATCTTTGTCCTGCATGCCTGTGCCCATAATCCAACTGGCACAGACCCCACACAGGAGCAATGGAAGCAGATTGCTGAAGTTATGATGGTACTGTAAACATACATTCGCACAGAGACACAATGTCTGTACATTTGTTTCAACCACAAAAAGAGGCGTCAGTTTAAACAGGaacatgttttgcatgtttaatatttatcgCAGTGTGATGATTGTTTGATCTTTTTATCCTGTTCTTTGCCAGAGGAGGAAGCTGTTTGTGTTCTTTGACTCGGCTTATCAGGGATTCGCCTCAGGCAGTCTGGAAAAAGATGCCTGGGCGGTCCGCTACTTTGTCTCCATGGGCTTTGAGATGTTCTGTGCCCAGTCGTTCTCCAAGAACTTCGGCCTCTACAGTGAGTGACCCCTGGGTGCACTAACTCACTCACCTACTTAAGAGTAgtacctgaatgaaaaatgggTTGTCCAATATTACCAGCCAATAGTAGCTTTCCACAGATGAGGTTTAAGTGTATATATCAGCAGAGAAATACCAATAATATGCTTGAGCTGTGTTAGAAACTCTGTCTCTGTTACATAATTTGGTGGTCACAATTCTTTAATAAGAAAGTCATGCTtatattgaaaaacaaaaataagtcaatgtatttgtttgttatgtttgatttattattaagaaatgatgaaaaaagaaaacaggctTATTATTCACTCACAAACATACTGACAGTGAGGAAGCTGCAGATTCTCAACATGAGAGTGCAGGTTAGTTATTGTCAGGGTTGATCCACACATGCAAACTTATGCCATCTGTTGGGAAGAAAAGTAATTGTAACAGCAGTTTAGATGTATGCAGTAGATGTAGATACTGTGTCAGTTATGCCACCTGCATGTAAGAGAGTAATAGTTGCATTATTGTTTCACATTTGACATGTGTTTGTCCCATCAGATGAGCGCGTGGGCAACCTGACCATTGTGGCTCGTGATGCGGACAACCTGAAGCGAATTCTGTCCCAGATGGAGAAGATTGTCAGGACAACCTGGTCTAACCCACCGTCACAGGGTGCTCGCATTGTTGCTGTCACTCTTAACTCACCTGAGCTCTTCGCTGAATGGTCAGCACTCAAAGTACTATGTGAAGTGTACCAGTCAGCAAAACAATGTATTTTCTAATGTACTCActcttttttaattcctttgaCCCCAGGAAGGCAAACGTGAAGACCATGGCTGACAGGGTCTTGTTGATGAGGGCTCAGCTGAAAGCGAAGCTGCAGGAACTGGGAACACCGGGGACCTGGGACCACATCACAGAGCAGATTGGCATGTTCAGTTTCACAGGCCTCAACCGTAAGTGCATAGACCAtgcacagaacacacacacatacacggtaACATAATTACCAAACATACATCCCATAAAAACTCATATtgaacacacattcataatattCAAACTTCATATTGTGGTGACTGTAAACATTGTTCAGCTTGGACTGGATGTTTTCAGAAACTTTTAAACATGCTATAATGTCATCACTCACATAGACACATCCCAGACTAAACACATAAAGATGTAATAACCAATCCTGGATGTATCTAGTCACTGCTAGAATTTAAACATCTGctcataatattattattacatactgAGTTATTAAACCTGATTCTGCTGTATTTCATGCAGCCAAACAAGTGGAATATATGGTGAAGGAGAAACACATCTACTTAATGGCCAGCGGTCGTATCAACATGTGTGGTTTGACCACCAAGAACATCGACTACGTGGCTGAGTCCATTCATGATGCTGTCACTCAGGTCCAGTAGAAGACAGCACTTTATTCACATTCCTCCTGCCCGGCACTGAGCCATCCTGATCCCAGGGACAGTCTATGTATCCAGCAGAGTTTCTGGGGCAAAGACTCTTAAGCCCTGTGGCCTCCTTTTccctgctttcatttttttgtgctaagctaggccaAACCCATTCTGGGCCTGTTTCTCTACTGAAAGCACAGAGCTGGTTATAGATATTCATCTTCTTATTTAATTTCCATTAGACAGCGTATAGATTTCCGGAAATGTTGGAATTATTCCTTTAAGTAATTGTCTATAATTTGTGGTCCATGTTGGTCTCTTATTTGTAGTGTGAACTTAAGAGTGTGACATCACTTATTTTCCACATACTATTAGTTCTCTGTTATGTGTAATTACTCAGACCTTTGAGAGGGTTAGTACATCTGTGACTGTGTTATAATTACTTCAGCAGTGCTGACTCTTAAATCCTCCACtgtttgtcatatttttattattcatccATTCCAAGTGTTGatgacacatttccatttttaattagCCTGCAGTGTGTTATGATTTACAGATTTaacaacatttgaaaaataGAATTTCTATTTAACAAGACCAAATTCACTGTATGTAGCTTTATTTAGAGTATACTGTCATATTAACGGTTAAAGTATTCACCTATATCATGAATGAAGTAGAAGTATTATATCCTGTATGCAATGTGAAACAGAGTGTTCTCAGGAAGATATTTTTAACTTGAACTATgtaatttattaataataatgtcttCTACACAGAGGGGTTATGTAAATTagagtgtttttctttcagtttttcgTTCTGTGAGCACAAACTTCACTGAACTGTCCTCACAGCTGTCGTGACTCCGGAGCAATCTCAGAGTTTTCTGCTGCCAGCCGAATCTTCTGATGCCTCTCGTTCAGTCCGGCTCCTGCCAAGTTAATGTTGAGTTTGCACAGCGATCGTCTGTTCAAAGCACTCGCGCACTATTATGTAAGACAGAGGCACAAACATGCTAATGATCAACTAGTTTGCTATCATATCACTGCACACACCAATGAAGCAGTCTTACTGTGTAGCAAATTAATACTTAAGCTGATGAGATAAATGAACTACTctaataaataactataaatagtATGTTTGTGCAGTGTCATTCATGCTGGAATTGATTGTGCATTTATTAACAATGTTAGTATTCATGCATCAGTTATTACAAGACAGCATAAAATCATGTGAAATGATTCCATGTGAGTAACCATAGAAATAATAAGCTGTGGTGAATTTACACCATTGTagtattttaaccctcctgttgtgctcccgggtcaaattgacccgatctcttttgactgttccttccttctctccttccttctctccttccttccttccttccgtattccttctttcttctccttacttccttccttccttcctcatttcattttttctcacttccttcctctttcctcccttccttcctcatttccttccttccttccttctttcctcctttcctcccttcctttgttccttcctcatttccttttttcctcccttacttcgttccttcctcatttccttctttccccacttccttctttcctctttcctcccttccttccttcctcatttccttccttccttcctcatttccttccttccttccttccttccttctttcctcctttcctcccttccttcgttccttcctcatttccttctttcctcccttccttcgttccttcctcatttccttctttccccacttccttctttcctctttcctcccttccttcgttccttcctcattttgttcattccttccttccttccttccttctttccttccttccttccttcctttgttgacctgagcacaacaggagggttaaagattggACAAATACAAATGGACGAAACAAGAAAGCAGACAGAGTGGTACTTGAGTTAATTTATTCATAATTTCATTATCCTATCTCTTGAACATAGTCTTTTTCTTTATATTGATATCTTTGGGAAAATTGTAGAATGATctgaaatagaaaatgtaaGGTTGCGTGTTTATCccaaacatacagtactgtatatcaatTCTTAAAAATATGAATCAGCGCAAACCAACTGGAAAATCTCTGAAATCATTTAGCTGAGAGACCTTTCTGATTCACACAAATCCTCTCACTCAGCCAATTGTGAGATCAAA
This portion of the Scomber japonicus isolate fScoJap1 chromosome 14, fScoJap1.pri, whole genome shotgun sequence genome encodes:
- the got1 gene encoding aspartate aminotransferase, cytoplasmic, producing MSVFSEVPQAAPVAVFKLSQDFNNDPFPQKVNLGVGAYRTDEGQPWVLPVVKKVEKIIVHDDRLNHEYLPILGLPDFRSSASKIALGDDSPAIQENRVGAVQCLGGTGALKMGAEFLRRFFNGNNNTKTPVYVSAPTWENHNAVFANAGFEDVRPYKYWDAEKRGLNLAGFLGDLESCPERSIFVLHACAHNPTGTDPTQEQWKQIAEVMMRRKLFVFFDSAYQGFASGSLEKDAWAVRYFVSMGFEMFCAQSFSKNFGLYNERVGNLTIVARDADNLKRILSQMEKIVRTTWSNPPSQGARIVAVTLNSPELFAEWKANVKTMADRVLLMRAQLKAKLQELGTPGTWDHITEQIGMFSFTGLNPKQVEYMVKEKHIYLMASGRINMCGLTTKNIDYVAESIHDAVTQVQ